The following are encoded together in the Mammaliicoccus vitulinus genome:
- the miaB gene encoding tRNA (N6-isopentenyl adenosine(37)-C2)-methylthiotransferase MiaB, with product MNEEQRKHGANAKTEPNLEKDYSKYFEHVYQPPNLKDAKQRGESQVEYHDDFKIDERHRGMGKGRKFYIRTYGCQMNEHDTEVMAGIFQALGFAPTNSVDDADVILLNTCAIRENAENKVFSEIGNLKHLKQERPDCLIGVCGCMSQEESVVNKILKSYQNVDMIFGTHNIHRLPEILEEAYMSKAMVVEVWSKEGDVIENLPKVRNGRIKAWVNIMYGCDKFCTYCIVPFTRGKERSRMPEEIIAEVRDLARQGYQEICLLGQNVNAYGKDIEGLEYGLGDLLYDITKIDIPRVRFTTSHPWDFDDRLIEVIANGGNIVPHIHLPVQSGNNQVLKIMGRKYTRESYLELVQKIRAAIPDVALTTDIIVGYPNETEEQFLETIKLYHEVGFEHAYTYVYSPREGTPAAKMKDNVPDKEKKERLQRLNKVVGEYTAKSLKPYEGHEVYVLCEGSSKRDDAVMAGYTEKNKLVNFKASKDVIGKIVKVKIIEAKQYSLNGEFIEIVSKEKVVH from the coding sequence TTGAATGAAGAGCAAAGAAAACATGGTGCTAATGCGAAGACAGAACCTAATTTAGAAAAGGATTATAGCAAATATTTCGAACATGTTTATCAACCGCCAAACTTAAAGGACGCTAAACAAAGAGGGGAATCTCAAGTTGAATATCATGATGATTTTAAAATAGATGAGCGACATAGAGGAATGGGGAAAGGTCGTAAATTCTATATTAGAACATATGGTTGCCAAATGAATGAACATGATACAGAAGTTATGGCAGGAATATTCCAAGCTTTAGGCTTCGCACCAACAAATTCAGTTGACGATGCAGATGTGATTTTATTGAATACATGTGCGATTAGGGAAAATGCTGAAAATAAAGTTTTTAGCGAAATAGGGAATCTAAAACATCTTAAACAAGAAAGACCAGATTGTTTAATTGGTGTATGTGGTTGTATGTCTCAAGAAGAATCCGTCGTAAATAAAATTCTTAAATCATATCAAAATGTTGATATGATTTTTGGAACACATAATATTCATAGATTGCCAGAAATTTTAGAAGAAGCATATATGTCTAAAGCAATGGTAGTTGAAGTGTGGTCTAAAGAAGGCGACGTTATAGAGAATTTACCTAAAGTCAGAAATGGCAGAATTAAAGCATGGGTAAATATTATGTACGGCTGCGATAAATTTTGTACATACTGTATTGTGCCTTTTACGCGTGGTAAAGAGAGAAGTCGTATGCCAGAAGAAATTATTGCTGAAGTTAGAGATTTAGCACGTCAAGGTTATCAAGAAATTTGTCTATTAGGGCAAAACGTTAATGCATATGGTAAAGATATTGAAGGGCTAGAGTATGGATTAGGCGATTTATTATATGACATCACTAAAATAGATATACCAAGAGTTCGTTTTACAACAAGTCATCCATGGGATTTCGATGACCGTTTAATTGAGGTGATCGCGAACGGTGGTAACATCGTGCCTCATATACATTTACCTGTTCAATCTGGTAATAATCAAGTGTTGAAAATAATGGGTCGTAAATATACCCGTGAAAGTTATCTTGAGCTTGTTCAAAAAATTAGAGCAGCAATACCAGATGTTGCATTGACAACTGATATCATTGTTGGCTATCCTAATGAGACAGAAGAACAATTTTTAGAAACGATTAAGCTTTACCATGAAGTTGGTTTTGAGCATGCATATACTTACGTTTACTCACCTAGAGAAGGTACACCAGCTGCTAAAATGAAAGATAACGTTCCTGACAAAGAGAAAAAAGAACGTCTTCAAAGATTAAATAAAGTTGTTGGAGAATATACCGCTAAATCATTGAAACCATACGAAGGACATGAAGTATATGTTCTATGTGAAGGTTCTAGTAAACGAGATGACGCGGTAATGGCTGGGTACACTGAAAAAAATAAATTAGTAAACTTTAAAGCATCCAAAGATGTAATT
- a CDS encoding GNAT family N-acetyltransferase — translation MEFREIDTNIESLFTEYINEWYANDESVVPWTTDVKEHGGFQEMLVMQKEAINPIDADFVKAKTFVLIVEQKIVGAVNVRYGLNNFLRNKGGHVGYGVRRSQRGKGYATKLLEYALVELREASVEKALVTCDENNHASAQVILHNNGVESDAFISEDNEVTRRFWISL, via the coding sequence ATGGAATTTAGAGAAATAGATACAAATATCGAAAGCTTATTTACAGAGTATATAAATGAATGGTATGCAAATGACGAAAGCGTTGTACCATGGACTACAGATGTGAAAGAACATGGTGGATTTCAAGAGATGTTAGTTATGCAAAAAGAAGCGATCAATCCGATTGATGCAGATTTTGTAAAAGCTAAAACTTTTGTATTAATTGTAGAACAAAAAATTGTCGGCGCGGTCAATGTTAGATATGGGCTAAATAATTTTTTGAGGAATAAAGGTGGACATGTGGGCTATGGTGTTAGAAGAAGTCAACGTGGAAAAGGGTATGCAACGAAACTATTAGAATACGCGTTAGTAGAATTACGCGAAGCGTCTGTAGAAAAAGCGTTAGTAACATGTGATGAAAATAATCATGCGAGTGCGCAAGTCATCCTGCATAACAATGGAGTCGAGTCGGACGCTTTTATCTCAGAAGACAATGAAGTGACACGACGATTTTGGATTAGTCTATAG
- a CDS encoding ABC transporter ATP-binding protein has translation MSIKQPYGHQPVFKAEDFSKKNPKKKKRARDTKGTLLNIWNLIDEKRIQLIIVIFMIICSSILSLIGPFLIGRIIDTKIIPKDLSGLSTYIVIFLIVYVLLSVTSYIGSFMMVSIAQRTVYLLRDQLFKHFQKLPVSYYDKKQHGELMSRMQNDIENVSQVLNSSFIQFTSSVVTLIGTLSIMLYLSPLLTLLTIIIIPIMFVSLRWITARTSVLYALRQKQLGIMNGYIEEIVNGQTVVKAFSQEKYVMETFNEKAKNVREYSFWSTTIGGMIPKVMNYLNNLSFAIVAGVGGILALNNIAGVTVGVIVIFAEYARQFTRPLSDLANQFNTVLSAIAGAERVFDIMNEPVEKDEDDAIDYNDINGKIEFENVVFKYDKEQKTPTIKDLSFKINNGESVALVGATGAGKTTIVQLILHYYDVNSGRILIDDIPINKMTRKSLRQEIGVVLQDPYLFDGTIKDNIMYGTPNATYEEVIEAAKKANAHEFIDALENGYETVLKGESGSLSQGERQLVSIARCLLQDPKILLLDEATSSIDTVTEIKIQEALETLMVGRTSIIIAHRLNTVKKADLVFVLAHGELIESGTQQDLIEQQGIYYHMLNASVEEQIKELN, from the coding sequence ATGAGTATAAAACAACCTTATGGACATCAACCAGTATTCAAAGCTGAAGATTTTTCGAAAAAGAATCCTAAAAAGAAAAAGAGAGCACGAGATACTAAAGGAACATTGTTAAATATTTGGAATTTAATTGATGAAAAACGCATTCAATTGATTATTGTAATCTTTATGATTATTTGTTCGTCTATTTTAAGTTTAATAGGACCGTTTTTAATAGGTCGAATAATTGATACGAAAATTATTCCGAAAGATTTAAGTGGATTGTCAACGTATATTGTAATCTTCCTTATTGTTTACGTATTGTTATCAGTTACATCTTATATAGGCTCTTTTATGATGGTTAGCATTGCACAACGTACAGTGTATTTATTAAGAGATCAACTGTTTAAACACTTTCAAAAGTTACCTGTATCTTATTATGATAAAAAACAACATGGTGAATTGATGAGTCGAATGCAAAATGACATTGAGAATGTTTCACAAGTATTAAATTCTTCATTTATACAATTCACGTCTAGTGTAGTGACTTTAATCGGTACACTTTCAATTATGCTGTATTTGAGTCCATTACTTACGCTATTAACGATTATCATCATTCCTATTATGTTTGTAAGTTTAAGGTGGATTACCGCGCGTACAAGTGTATTATATGCTTTAAGACAAAAACAGCTCGGCATTATGAATGGCTATATTGAAGAAATTGTTAACGGACAAACAGTTGTAAAAGCTTTTTCACAAGAAAAATATGTGATGGAAACATTTAATGAAAAAGCGAAAAATGTAAGAGAGTATAGCTTTTGGTCAACAACGATTGGCGGCATGATTCCGAAAGTGATGAACTATTTAAATAATTTAAGTTTTGCAATCGTAGCGGGTGTTGGTGGTATTTTAGCATTAAACAATATTGCTGGCGTGACAGTTGGTGTTATCGTTATTTTTGCAGAATATGCGAGACAGTTTACACGACCGTTATCAGATTTGGCCAATCAATTTAATACGGTATTATCTGCTATAGCTGGTGCTGAACGTGTGTTTGATATTATGAATGAACCAGTTGAAAAAGATGAAGATGATGCAATAGATTACAATGATATAAATGGCAAAATAGAATTTGAAAATGTCGTATTCAAATATGACAAAGAACAAAAAACACCAACGATAAAAGACTTGTCATTCAAAATTAATAATGGAGAATCTGTGGCGTTAGTTGGGGCTACAGGAGCTGGAAAGACGACAATCGTTCAACTTATTTTACATTATTATGATGTAAATAGCGGACGTATATTAATAGATGATATTCCTATTAATAAAATGACGCGAAAATCATTAAGACAAGAAATTGGTGTAGTTCTTCAAGATCCATATTTATTCGATGGCACGATAAAAGATAACATTATGTATGGCACGCCAAATGCTACTTATGAAGAAGTCATTGAAGCGGCTAAAAAAGCTAATGCACACGAATTTATTGACGCGCTTGAAAATGGTTATGAAACAGTATTAAAAGGTGAATCAGGATCATTGTCTCAAGGTGAAAGACAACTTGTGTCAATCGCGAGATGCTTATTGCAAGATCCTAAAATTTTATTATTAGATGAAGCGACAAGTAGTATTGATACAGTGACAGAAATAAAAATTCAAGAAGCTTTAGAAACATTAATGGTGGGCAGAACGAGCATTATTATTGCGCATAGATTAAATACTGTTAAAAAAGCAGATTTAGTATTTGTACTGGCTCATGGAGAACTCATTGAATCAGGGACACAACAAGATTTAATAGAACAACAAGGGATTTATTATCATATGCTTAATGCTAGCGTTGAGGAGCAAATCAAAGAATTAAATTAG
- a CDS encoding ABC transporter ATP-binding protein, translated as MNTVLKFIKPYKMLFILGLVLMLVELAVELIQPIFISEIIDNGILKNDLNHVYLYLLIMLVTGLIALASGVWNSFVAGHVSQAFAYDLRTAQFSKIQTFSLATLEKFKTSSLITRLTSDVNNCDQAVYMSIRIMLRAPLMIIGSIIMSFIVEPRLAIYLVIGTPIIFIIIFLIARKGSKLFTKIQRKFDEMNRFFQQNLEAVRLIKASQTSKQETNQFKEKIQDIRHNYTYALRLMELINPSLLLIINGSILAVIWFGSDMVNQSTLEVGKLVAILNYGMRMQGGFGMLAFLIMTLSRMKASSERIEEVLITQSDEQVISKTFNRTSNYAYGITFKDVSFTYPNGNKPVLENITFDVKLKETFAIMGATGSGKSTLLSLIPKMYRATSGEILLNHKNVNEWEIESLRDAIGYVPQKALLFSGTIYENLQFGDPSAEVEALEMSSKKAQIHHSIEHFDNQYDTLIGQQGVTLSGGQKQRLSIARALVRKPGLLILDDSTSALDIKTESALWDALEDEDTTKLIVTQKISTAKTADRIMLLVNGRIEAIGTHESLLETSDLYKEISNSQESAVSSS; from the coding sequence GTGAATACAGTACTTAAGTTTATTAAACCTTATAAAATGCTTTTTATACTCGGTTTAGTATTAATGTTAGTAGAGTTAGCAGTGGAATTAATTCAACCGATCTTTATATCAGAAATTATAGATAATGGTATTTTGAAAAATGATTTGAACCATGTGTATTTGTACTTATTAATAATGCTTGTAACCGGTCTAATAGCATTAGCTTCCGGCGTGTGGAATAGTTTTGTGGCAGGACATGTCAGTCAAGCTTTCGCTTATGATTTGAGGACAGCACAATTTAGCAAGATTCAAACTTTTTCATTAGCAACTTTAGAAAAATTCAAAACTTCTAGTTTAATCACGAGGTTGACGAGCGACGTAAACAATTGTGATCAAGCAGTTTATATGTCTATAAGAATCATGTTAAGAGCGCCTCTTATGATTATTGGTAGTATCATTATGAGTTTTATTGTTGAACCTAGATTAGCAATTTATTTAGTGATAGGTACGCCTATTATTTTTATTATTATATTTTTAATTGCTCGAAAAGGTTCTAAACTATTCACTAAAATCCAAAGAAAATTTGATGAAATGAATAGGTTTTTTCAACAAAATTTAGAAGCTGTTAGATTAATAAAAGCGAGTCAAACTAGCAAGCAAGAAACAAACCAATTTAAAGAAAAAATTCAAGATATTAGACACAATTATACATATGCATTAAGACTTATGGAGCTAATCAATCCTTCATTATTGCTCATTATTAACGGGAGTATACTCGCAGTAATTTGGTTCGGTTCTGATATGGTTAATCAATCTACATTAGAAGTAGGTAAGCTCGTTGCAATATTAAATTATGGTATGAGAATGCAAGGTGGCTTTGGAATGTTGGCTTTTTTAATTATGACATTAAGTAGAATGAAAGCTTCAAGTGAGCGAATTGAAGAAGTGCTTATTACTCAGTCTGACGAACAAGTAATCAGTAAAACATTCAATCGTACTTCTAATTATGCTTACGGCATTACTTTTAAAGATGTGTCATTTACCTATCCAAATGGAAATAAGCCAGTATTAGAAAATATTACATTTGATGTTAAACTGAAAGAAACGTTTGCGATTATGGGAGCTACTGGTTCAGGTAAGTCGACATTATTAAGTTTAATACCTAAAATGTACAGAGCAACATCTGGAGAGATATTATTAAATCATAAAAATGTAAATGAATGGGAGATTGAATCTTTAAGAGATGCTATAGGTTATGTACCTCAAAAAGCACTTCTATTCTCAGGAACAATTTATGAGAATTTACAATTTGGAGATCCATCTGCTGAAGTTGAAGCTTTAGAAATGTCATCTAAAAAAGCACAAATTCATCATTCAATTGAGCATTTTGATAATCAATATGATACTTTAATTGGTCAACAAGGTGTGACGTTATCAGGTGGTCAAAAACAAAGACTTTCGATTGCTAGAGCACTCGTGAGGAAACCTGGTTTATTAATTTTAGATGATTCGACTTCAGCTTTAGATATTAAGACTGAATCAGCCTTATGGGATGCATTGGAAGATGAAGATACAACAAAATTAATCGTGACGCAAAAGATTTCAACAGCTAAGACAGCCGATCGCATTATGTTATTAGTAAATGGGCGTATAGAAGCAATTGGTACACATGAATCTTTACTAGAAACATCTGACCTTTATAAAGAAATCTCCAATAGTCAAGAAAGTGCGGTGAGTTCATCATGA
- a CDS encoding thiamine-binding protein has translation MTNTLMSIQIIPEHNETGVIPLVDEAINIIDQSGMKYEVHPLETTIEGDLNSCLILIEQINERMVELECASIISQVKFYHVPEGITMETLTEKHKS, from the coding sequence ATGACAAATACGTTGATGAGCATTCAAATTATTCCGGAACATAATGAAACAGGTGTTATACCATTAGTAGATGAAGCGATCAATATCATAGACCAATCAGGTATGAAATATGAAGTTCATCCTTTAGAAACAACTATTGAAGGTGACTTAAATTCATGTCTCATTTTAATAGAACAAATAAATGAGCGTATGGTTGAATTAGAATGTGCAAGTATTATTTCTCAAGTAAAGTTTTATCACGTTCCAGAAGGTATAACGATGGAGACTTTAACAGAAAAACATAAATCGTAA
- a CDS encoding 2-oxoacid:ferredoxin oxidoreductase subunit beta yields MATFKDFRNNVKPNWCPGCGDFSVQAAIQKAAANVGLEPEEVAIITGIGCSGRLSGYVNSYGVHSIHGRSLPLAQGVKMANKDLTVIASGGDGDGFAIGMGHTIHALRRNMDMTYIVMDNQIYGLTKGQTSPSSAKGFVTKSTPKGNIEQNVAPLELAISSGATFVAQSFSSDIKELTHIIEEAINHKGFSFVNVFSPCVTYNKINTYDWFKENLTKLADIEDYDHSNKSQAMQTVLEKQSMITGIIYQDKEMPSYESQIEQFDEEPLVKKSLKLEQNQFDELVSQFK; encoded by the coding sequence TTGGCAACATTTAAAGATTTTAGAAATAATGTTAAACCAAACTGGTGTCCAGGTTGTGGAGATTTTTCAGTGCAAGCTGCGATTCAAAAAGCTGCTGCTAACGTGGGGCTTGAACCAGAAGAAGTTGCCATTATTACAGGTATCGGTTGTTCAGGCCGTTTAAGTGGATATGTAAATTCATACGGTGTCCATTCTATACATGGTCGTTCTTTACCATTGGCCCAAGGTGTTAAGATGGCTAATAAAGACTTAACAGTTATAGCTTCTGGTGGAGATGGTGACGGCTTCGCGATTGGTATGGGTCACACAATTCATGCATTAAGAAGAAACATGGATATGACTTATATTGTAATGGATAACCAAATTTACGGTTTAACTAAAGGACAAACATCACCAAGTTCAGCAAAAGGATTTGTTACAAAATCAACTCCAAAAGGTAACATTGAACAAAATGTAGCACCTTTAGAATTAGCTATTTCATCAGGTGCGACTTTTGTTGCACAAAGTTTCTCTAGTGATATTAAAGAACTTACACATATCATTGAAGAAGCCATTAACCATAAAGGATTTTCTTTTGTTAACGTATTCTCACCTTGTGTCACATACAATAAAATTAATACGTATGACTGGTTTAAAGAAAATTTAACAAAACTTGCTGATATAGAAGACTATGATCATTCAAATAAATCTCAAGCTATGCAAACTGTGCTCGAAAAACAATCTATGATTACAGGGATTATTTATCAAGATAAAGAAATGCCTTCATATGAATCACAAATTGAGCAATTTGATGAAGAACCGCTTGTAAAAAAATCATTAAAACTTGAGCAAAATCAATTTGATGAACTTGTTTCTCAATTCAAATAA
- a CDS encoding 2-oxoacid:acceptor oxidoreductase subunit alpha, producing MKSQISWKVGGQQGEGIESTGEIFATAMNRQGYYLYGYRHFSSRIKGGHTNNKIRVSSKPVRAISDDLDILIAFDQETIEVNYSEMLEGSIIIADEKAKPQNPEDSKAQLVSLPFTGVAKELGTALMKNMVAVGATCAVMDLDTKVFESLIKDLFGKKGESVVDLNIQALNEGYRLMKAEMNDLQSKHTLEPIDSEGHLFMIGNDAIGLGAVAAGVRFMAAYPITPASEIMEYMIDNLPALGGAVIQTEDEIAACTMAIGSNYAGVRSFTSSAGPGLSLMMESIGLSGMTETPLVIVNTQRGGPSTGLPTKQEQSDLMQMIYGTHGDIPKIVLAPTSASDAFYLTVEAFNLAEEYQCPVILLSDLQLSLGKQTVESLDYDKIEIRRGALVEDGLDSQEDKAYFKRYALTDSGISPRVLPGTKGGIHHVTGVEHNEEGKPSESAENRQQQMDKRMRKTAQLLIDEPVESNEKYDEADILYVGFISTAGAIDEAITRLDHQGAKVNHIQIRQLHPFPSDVVQEAFNKAKKVVVAEHNYQGQLSNIIKMNINHQNKIINQTKYDGTPFLPHEIEDKALEIVSNMKELI from the coding sequence ATGAAATCACAAATTTCATGGAAAGTTGGCGGACAGCAAGGTGAAGGAATTGAATCGACAGGTGAAATTTTTGCAACTGCTATGAACCGTCAAGGATATTATTTATACGGATACCGTCATTTTTCAAGTAGAATTAAAGGCGGCCATACGAACAATAAAATTAGAGTATCGTCAAAGCCAGTTAGAGCTATAAGTGACGATTTAGATATATTAATTGCTTTTGATCAAGAAACGATAGAAGTGAATTATAGTGAAATGCTTGAAGGAAGTATTATAATCGCTGATGAAAAAGCTAAGCCACAAAATCCAGAAGACAGTAAAGCGCAATTAGTAAGTCTTCCATTTACAGGCGTGGCTAAAGAATTAGGAACGGCTTTAATGAAAAACATGGTTGCTGTAGGTGCAACATGCGCAGTTATGGATTTAGATACGAAAGTATTTGAATCATTAATTAAAGACTTGTTCGGCAAAAAAGGTGAAAGCGTTGTTGATTTAAATATACAAGCTTTAAATGAAGGTTATCGTTTAATGAAAGCTGAAATGAATGACTTACAAAGCAAACATACATTAGAACCTATCGACTCAGAAGGCCACTTATTTATGATTGGTAACGATGCGATAGGACTAGGTGCAGTTGCTGCAGGTGTTAGGTTTATGGCAGCATATCCAATTACACCAGCATCTGAAATTATGGAATACATGATAGACAATTTACCAGCTCTAGGTGGAGCTGTTATTCAAACTGAAGATGAAATTGCAGCATGTACAATGGCAATTGGTTCCAATTATGCTGGTGTACGTTCGTTTACATCATCAGCAGGACCAGGTTTATCATTGATGATGGAATCTATTGGTTTATCAGGTATGACTGAAACACCACTTGTTATTGTGAATACACAACGAGGCGGACCTTCAACAGGTTTACCAACGAAACAAGAACAATCTGACTTAATGCAGATGATTTATGGTACACATGGGGATATTCCTAAAATTGTATTAGCACCAACAAGTGCAAGTGATGCATTCTACTTAACAGTTGAAGCATTTAATTTAGCTGAAGAATATCAATGCCCAGTAATTTTATTATCAGATTTACAATTATCATTAGGTAAACAAACGGTTGAATCTCTAGATTACGATAAAATTGAAATTCGTCGTGGTGCACTCGTAGAAGATGGCCTAGACTCACAAGAAGATAAAGCTTACTTTAAACGTTATGCTTTAACAGATTCAGGTATTTCACCTCGTGTATTACCTGGAACTAAAGGTGGTATTCATCACGTTACAGGTGTTGAACATAATGAGGAAGGTAAACCTTCTGAAAGTGCTGAAAATAGACAACAACAAATGGATAAACGTATGCGTAAAACGGCTCAATTGTTAATTGATGAGCCAGTTGAATCTAATGAAAAATATGATGAAGCGGATATTCTATATGTAGGCTTTATTTCAACTGCTGGAGCAATTGATGAAGCCATTACTAGATTGGATCATCAAGGCGCTAAAGTAAATCATATTCAAATTAGACAACTGCATCCGTTCCCTTCAGACGTTGTACAAGAAGCGTTCAATAAAGCTAAAAAAGTAGTAGTAGCTGAGCATAATTATCAAGGACAGCTATCTAATATCATAAAAATGAACATTAACCATCAAAATAAGATTATAAACCAAACAAAATATGATGGTACACCATTCTTACCGCATGAAATTGAAGATAAAGCATTAGAAATAGTAAGCAATATGAAGGAGCTGATTTAA
- a CDS encoding TIGR00282 family metallophosphoesterase: MRILFIGDIVGKLGREQLETYLPKIKASYKPTLTIVNAENAAHGKGLTEKLYKEILRMGADFLTMGNHTYGQREIYDFIGQANRMVRPANFPEEAPGVGMRIIKVNDKDIAIINLQGRSFMPAIDCPFKKADELIEQASKVTPYIFVDFHAETTSEKNAMGWYLNGRVSAMVGTHTHIQTSDERVLNGGTAYITDVGMTGYYDGILGIKKDEVIERFITSLPQRHNLPDEGRKVLSGVIIDLNGEGKAKKIQRILINDDHPFE; this comes from the coding sequence TTGAGAATTTTATTTATAGGTGATATTGTTGGAAAATTAGGAAGAGAACAGTTAGAAACATATTTACCAAAAATTAAAGCAAGTTATAAACCGACTTTAACTATTGTGAATGCGGAAAATGCAGCTCACGGTAAAGGATTAACTGAGAAATTATATAAAGAAATATTACGTATGGGTGCTGACTTTTTGACAATGGGAAACCATACATATGGTCAAAGAGAAATTTATGATTTTATCGGTCAAGCTAATAGAATGGTACGACCAGCTAATTTTCCTGAAGAAGCGCCTGGAGTAGGCATGAGAATTATTAAAGTTAACGATAAAGATATTGCGATTATCAATTTACAAGGGCGTTCTTTCATGCCTGCAATAGACTGTCCATTTAAAAAGGCAGACGAATTAATCGAACAAGCATCAAAAGTAACACCATATATATTTGTAGACTTTCACGCTGAAACAACTTCAGAAAAGAATGCAATGGGATGGTATTTGAATGGTAGAGTGAGTGCTATGGTTGGCACGCATACACATATTCAAACTTCAGATGAGCGTGTGTTAAATGGAGGTACAGCATATATCACGGACGTAGGCATGACAGGATACTATGATGGTATTCTAGGTATTAAAAAGGATGAAGTTATAGAACGATTTATAACAAGTTTGCCACAACGTCATAATTTACCAGATGAAGGTAGAAAAGTACTCTCAGGTGTTATTATCGACCTTAATGGAGAAGGTAAAGCTAAAAAGATTCAAAGAATTTTAATTAATGATGATCATCCATTTGAATAG